CGCTTGCGTCGTTCATCGCGCCGGGGCTGAACGCGCTCGCCCTCGGGCGGGAGGTGGGCCATGCGCTCGGAGCGCGGCCGCTGCTGACATGGTCGCTCGCCTGCCTCTGCGTGATGCTGCTGGCGGGCGGGGCGACGGCGGCGGTCGGCCCCATCGGTTTCGTCGGGCTGGTCGCGCCGCATCTGGCGCGGCTGATGGCCGGGGCGGATATGCGCTGGATCCTGCCCTTTTCAGCCGGGATCGCGGCGCTGCTGCTGCTGCTGGCCGATATCCTTGGCCGGATCGTCGCCAGCCCGGCCGAGGTGGCCGCCGGGATCATCGCCACGATCATCGGCGGGCCGTTCTTCATTCTGGGCGTGCGGCGGTTTCGGATGGTGCGGCTGTGATCGCGCACAAGGTTCTGAGGCTCGGCTCGCTGTCGCTGGCGCTGCACCCCCGGACGATCCGGGTCTGCGCGGCGCTGCTGATCCTGATGGCGGCGCTGTCGCTGGCGCTCTTGGTGACGGGGACGCTGCGGATCGGGCCGGGCGATCTGCTGGCCGCGCTCGGCGCGCCCTCGGGGGACGATCTGACGGCGCGGGTGGTCTGGCGGCTGCGGCTGCCGCGCGTGCTGACGGCGATCCTCGTGGGATACGGGCTTGGCATGGCGGGGGCCGCGTTTCAGACGGTCTCGCGCAATCCGCTGGGCTCGCCCGATGTGATCGGCTTCACCACCGGGGCGGCGACGGGGGCCATCGTGCAGATCGTTCTGGTCGATTCCGATCCGCTGCGCATTGCCGCCCTGTCGCTCATCTCGGGGCTGATGACGGCGCTGGCGGTCCTGCTGCTGGCGCGGACCTCCGGGCGGTCCGAGGGGTATCGCCTCGTGCTGGTGGGGATCGGCGTCGGGGCCACGCTGTCGGGGGTGAACACCGTCTTTCTGGTGATGGGCGATCTCGATCAGTCGATCGCGGCGCAGCTGTGGCTGGCGGGATCGCTCAACACGCGGACATGGGCGCATGTGGTGCCGGCGGCCCTCGGTCTTCTGGTGCTGAGCCCGATCCTCTTGGGCCTGTCGCGCCGACTGGCGCTGTTCGGAATGGGCGATGACGGGGCCGCCGCCCTTGGTGTCGGGGTGGAGCGGGTGCGCACCATCGCGGTGCTGGCCGCCGTCGGGATGACCGCGATCGCGACCGCCGCCGCCGGGCCGATCAGCTTCGTCGCGCTGGCCGCGCCGCAACTCGCGCGCCGCCTTTGCGGGACGGCGCATATCCCCTTCCTTCCGGCGGGCCTGATGGGGGCGGCGCTTTTGCTGGCGGCCGATCTGACCAGCCAGCGGATGCCCACGGACCTGACCCTGCCGATCGGCCAGATGACCGGCCTTCTGGGCGGGGCCTACCTGCTCTGGGTCCTCACCCTCAGATCCCGATAGGAGCGCGCATGCCCAAGGCCCCCCTTCACATCGGCATGACGCTGGCCCCCACATGGCTGAGCGGGGAGGCATGGCGCCGCCCCGACAGCGCTGTGGAGGGGCTTCTGGGTTTCGACTATTACATCGACATCGCCCGCCGGGCCGAAGCCGCCAAGCTCGATTTCGTGTTCCGCCCCGATGTGATGGCGGTGAATATGGGCCTGCTGGGGCGCGGCGGGGGCATGGGGGGGCTGGACCCGACGCTGCTGCTATCGGCCATCGCCCATGCGACGGACCGGATCGGCCTTCTGACCACCATCTCCACGACCTTCTATCCGCCCTATGTGCTGGCGCGGATGCTCATGTCGCTGCACTGGCTGTCGAAGGGCCGGGCGGGGTGGAACATCGTGACCGCGCTGGACGGGCAGCGGAACTTCTCCCTGCGCGACATGCCCGGCCCCGAAGAACGCTATGCCCGCGCCGCCGAGGTGACCGAGATCGTCACCCGCCTCTGGGATAGTTTCCCCCGCGACGCATGGGCCCCGGACCGGGACAGCGGGCGCTTCGTCGATGCCGAGATGGTGCGACCGATCGCCTTCGAGGGGCAGTTCCACAGCGTCGAAGGCCCCCTGTCCGTGCCCAGCTTCGGCACCGGGCTGAACCGCATTCCGCTGGTGCAGGCCGGCGCGTCGGAAACCGGGCGCGATTTCGCCGCGCGCGTTGCGGACGCGACCTTCGCCTCCACCCCCGACATGGAGGCGGCGATCGATTTGCGCCGCGATCTGCGCCGCCGCGCGCTGGCCCATGGACGCCCCGCCGATGCCGTGCGCCTCATGCCGGGCCTCAGCCTCTATCTGGCCCCGACCGAGGCCGAGGCCCGCGATCTGCACCGCGCCACCCACGCCGCCGCGGATACCGGGCGCAAGCTGGCCAACATACGGGAGATGACGGGCCTCGATTTGACGGATTGGCCGCAGGATCGCCCGATCCGTGCGGCGGATCTGCCGCCGACGCCCCAGCGGCTCCGCTCCCGCACGCATGCCGCCCTTCTGCGCCGCGCCATCCTGCGCGACGAACCCACCCTTGCCGCCCTCTTGGAGATGCCCGAGGTCGCCGGATCGGCCCATTGGCAGGTGATCGGCACGGTGGGCCATGCGGTCGATGCCATCCGCACATGGCAGGATGCGGGGGCGATGGACGGCTTCATCCTGTTCCCCGGCGGATCGACCGGCTGCATGCATCTTTGCCTCGATGGCCTCTGCCCGGCGCTTGCGGAGGCGGGGCTGCTGCGCCGCGAATACGCCCATGCGACCTTTGCCGGCCATCTGGCAGGCCCCGCCCCCTGATCCGCTTTTTCGCTTGCCTTGCCTTGGCCGGGGACCTATTTCCAGCAGCGGGACACCCTTCCCCAACGAAGGGCACATATCTGCAAGGATACCAGCAATGGCCTTTGAAGCTCCGGCAGCGCGCCCGGCCAATCCGCGCTTTTCGTCCGGCCCCTGTGCCAAGATCCCCGGTTTCACTCTCGACATGCTGTCCGACGCGCCGCTCGGCCGCTCGCACCGCGCGGCGGTGGGCAAGAACAAGCTGGCCGAGGCGATCGACCTGACCCGCGAGATCCTCGGCGTTCCGGACGATTACCGCATCGGCATCGTTCCCGCCTCCGACACCGGCGCGGTGGAGATGGCGCTCTGGTCCCTTCTGGGCGATCGCCCGGTGGAGATGCTGGCATGGGAATCCTTCGGCGAAGGCTGGGTCACGGATGTCGTCAAGCAGCTGAAGATCCATGCCGAGGTCAAGAAAGCCCCCTATGGCGAGATCGTGGACCTCGAAACCGTCGATTTCGACAAGGATGTCGTCTTCACATGGAACGGCACCACCTCGGGCGTGCGCGTTCCGAACGGCGATGCGATTCCGGCGAACCGTCAGGGCCTGACCATCTGCGATGCGACCTCCGCCGCCTTCGCGATGGAGCTTCCGTGGGACAAGCTCGATGTCGTCACCTTCTCGTGGCAGAAGGTGCTGGGCGGCGAAGGTGGGCATGGCGTCCTGATCCTCGGCCCCCGCGCGGTGGAGCGGCTGGAGCATTATACCCCTGCATGGCCGCTGCCGAAGATCTTCCGCATGACGAAGGGCGGCAAGCTGATCGAAGGCATCTTCAAGGGTGAAACGATCAACACGCCCTCCATGCTCTGCGTCGAGGATTACCTCGTCAGCCTGAAATGGGCCAAATCGCTGGGCGGCCTTCCGGCGCTGATCGCCCGGTCCGAGGCGAATGCCAAGGCGGTCGCCGATTTCGCCGCCACGCGCGATTGGATCGCGAACCTTGCGGTCGATCCCGCCACGGCCTCCTGCACCTCGGTCTGCCTGAAGTTCACGGATGCGCGGATCAAGGACGATGCGGGCTTTGCCAAGGCGGTCGCCAAACGGCTGGAGAAAGAGGGCGTCGCCCTCGATGTCGGCGCGTATCGCGATGCCCCGGCCGGCCTGCGCATCTGGTGCGGCGCCACGGTGGAGACATCCGATGTCGCGGCGCTGATGCCGTGGATCGAATACGCCTTCGAGACCGAGATCGAGGCGCAGTAAGCGCCTCCCCTCCCCCCATTCCCTCATTCTACAGACAGGAGCCTGCCATGGCGCCCCGCGTTCTCGTCTCCGACGCCCTTTCGGAAACCGCCGTCCAGATCTTCCGCGACCGCGGGATCGAGGTCGATTACATGCCCAAGCTCGGCAAGGACAAGGAAGAGCTGGCCCGGATCATCGGCCAGTATGACGGCCTTGCCATCCGCTCGGCCACCAAGGTCACGGCCAAGCTGCTCGAATCGGCCACCAACCTGAAGGTGGTGGGCCGCGCCGGGATCGGCGTAGACAATGTGGACATCCCCGCCGCCTCCAAGAAGGGCGTGATCGTGATGAACACGCCGTTCGGCAACTCCATCACCACGGCCGAACATGCCATCGCGATGATGTTCGCCGTCGCCCGCCAACTGCCCGAGGCGTCGGTCTCTACCCATTCGGGCAAGTGGGAGAAATCCCGCTTCATGGGGGTCGAGCTGTTCAACAAGACGCTGGGCGTGATCGGCGCGGGCAATATCGGCGGCATCGTCTGCGACCGCGCCCTTGGCCTGCACATGAAGGTCGTGGCCTACGATCCCTTCCTGAGCGAGGAGCGCGCCGCCAAGATGGGCGTGCAGAAGGTGGAACTGGACGAGCTGCTGGCCCGCGCCGATTTCATCACCTTGCATGTGCCGCTGACCGACAAGACGCGCAGCATCCTGAACGCCGAAACGATCGCCAAGGCCAAGCCGGGCGTGCGCATCATCAACTGTGCCCGCGGCGGCCTCGTGGACGAAGCGGCGCTGGCCGAGGCGCTGACCTCCGGCCATGTCGCCGGCGCGGCCTTCGACGTGTTCGAAACCGAACCTGCGACGGACAGCCCGCTCTTCAATCTGCCGAACGTCGTGGTCACGCCGCACCTTGGCGCCTCCACCACCGAGGCGCAGGAGAACGTGGCCCTGCAGGTCGCCGAGCAGATGGCCGACTATCTGCTGACGGGCGCCGTGCAGAACGCGCTCAACATGCCCTCCGTCACGGCGGAAGAGGCGGCGGTCATGGGCCCGTGGGTGCGCCTTGCCAGCCATATCGGCACCTTCATCGGCCAGATGACGGACGAGCCGATCACGGCGATCAACGTCCTCTATGACGGCAGCGTGTCGGGTATGAACCTTGCCGCGCTGAACTGCGCCGCCATCGCCGGGATCATGAAGGTCGCGAACCCGGACGTGAACATGGTGTCCGCCCCGGTCATCGCCAAGGAACGCGGGATCCAGATCTCCACCACCCGTCAGGAGAAATCAGGCGCCTTCGACGGCTACGTCAAGGTGTCGGTCGTGACGGAGAACCGCGAGCGGTCGATCGCGGGCACCGTCTTCTCGGATGGCAAACCGCGCTTCATCCAGATCAAGGGCATCAATGTCGATGCCGAGATCGGCGCCAACATGCTCTACACCACCAACGAGGATGTGCCGGGCATCATCGGCCTTCTGGGCACGACGCTGGGCCAGCATGGCGCGAACATCGCCAACTTCACGCTGGGCCGCGCCGATGCGGGCGGTCAGGCCATCGCGATCATCTACCTCGACGAGCCGCTGGAACCGGCCGCGATCGAGGCGCTGCGCGCGACGGGCAAGTTCCAGCAGGTCCGCCCGCTGGCCTTCGACGTGGCTTGACACCACAGGCGCACGCGCTCCTATCGGACCCGGGGGATCCTGCATCCCCCGGATTTCTTCATGGGGCGACATGCACATCTATGCCATCGGCGACATTCACGGCCAGATCGACCTGCTGCACGGCGCACATGCGCTGATCGCACGCGACGCGGCGGAACACGGAACGGCGCCGGTGGTGCATATCGGCGATCTGGTGGATCGTGGCCCGGATTCGGCCGGCGTGATCGAGCATCTGCGCCAAGGCATCGCGCGGGGGGAGCCGTGGGTCGTCCTGAAGGGCAATCACGACCGGCTGTTCTCGCGCTTTTTGGAGGATCCGGGCTGGCACGATCCGGGGCTGCGGCCGGATTATGGCTATCTGCATCCCAAGATCGGCGGCGCGGCCACATTGGCCAGCTATGGCGTGCGCAGCCCGGCCGACCGGCCGATCCGCGACGTGCATGCCGATGCGGTGGCCGCCGTACCGCAGGCGCATCGCGATTTTCTGGAAAGCTGCCCCGTCAGCTTCCGCCGCCCCGGCCTTTACTTCTGCCATGCCGGCATCCGCCCCACCGCCCCCCTTTCGGCGCAGAGCGAGCAGGATCTGTGCTGGATCCGCAAAGGGTTCCTCGACGTGGCCGAACCGTTCGAGGCGCTGATCGTGCACGGCCATACCGCGATCGACCATGCCACCCATTACGACAACCGCGTGAACATCGACAGCAGCGCCGCCTATGGCGGGCCTTTGTCGGCAGTGGTGATCGAAGGCACGGAGGCCTTCCTTCTGACCGAAAGCGGGCGCAAGCCAATTCCCGCCGAGGCCCCCGGCACCCATTGACCTTCGCGCTCCGGAGGAGGAGGTTCTGCGCCACCTTCGACGGAGCCGGACATGCGCAGCCTTATCATCCATCTTCTGTTCATCGCGATCGTCACCGGGATCGGCATGTTCATGGGGACGCACTGGCCCCCGGGCGAGTGGTATGCGGGGCTGCAAAAGCCCTTCTTCACCCCGCCCGATGCGTGGTTCCCGGTGGTGTGGACGGCGCTCTACATCATCATCGGCTTCGTCGGCGCGCGAATTCTCGTGACCGGCGGTCCGGGGGTGCTGTGGCTGCTGCAGATGGTGCTGAACTTCGCTTGGACGCCGGTCTTCTTCGGCGCGCATAACATGCCCGTCGGGCTGGGCCTTCTGGCCGCGCTTTGGATCACGATCATCGCGTTCATCGGCCGGGCTTGGGCCTCGGACAAGATCGCCTCGCTGCTGTTCGTGCCCTATGCGCTGTGGATCACGGTCGCCCTTGGCCTGAACGGCGCGCTGATCCTTCTGAACTGACGAAAAAGGCCCCGCCGAAGCGGGGCCTTCTGCCGATCCGAATACCGGATCAGAGCTTGGTGAACTCGGGGTAAGCCTCGAGGCCCAGTTCCGCCTTGTCGAAGCCCAGCGTCTCTTCTTCGGCCGAGGCACGCAGCCCCATGACCGCCTTCAGGATCAGCCAGACCACGGCCGAGACGACGAAGACGAAGATGCCGACCACGATGATCCCCATCAGCTGCGCGCCCAGCGTCGCATCGGGGTTGGACAGCACAACCGCCAGCGTGCCCCAGATGCCGCAAACGAGGTGAACCGGGATCGCGCCGACCACGTCGTCGATCTTCAGCTTGTCGAGCAGCGGCACCGTCAGCACCACCAGAACGCCGCCCACGGCACCGATCAGCAGCGCGCCACCGATCGTCGGGGTCAGCGGTTCGGCCGTGATGGACACCAGACCCGCCAGCGCACCGTTCAGCACCATCGTCAGGTCGGCCTTCTTGTAGACCAGCTGCGTCAGGATCAGCGCGGCGATCGAACCACCCGCCGCAGCGGAGTTCGTGTTGACGAAGACGCGGCTGATGTCGGCGACATCGGCGATCGTGCCCATCGCCAGCTGCGATGCACCGTTGAACCCGAACCAGCCGAGCCACAGGATGAACGTGCCCAGCGTCGCCAGCGTCAGGTTCGAACCCGGGAACGCGACCACGCGGCCGTCACGATACTTGCCCAGACGCGGACCAAGGATCAGCGCGCCGGCAAGAGCGGCCCAGCCACCGACCGAGTGCACGACCGTGGAACCCGCGAAATCGAGGAAGCCCGCCGCATCGAGGAAGCCGCCGCCCCATTTCCAAGACGCTTGGATCGGGTAGATCAGCGCCGTCAGGACCACCGTGAAGGCAAGGAACGGCCACAGGCGGATCCGCTCGGCCAGCGTGCCCGACACGATGGAGGCCGTGGTCGCGCAGAACATGACCTGGAAGAAGAAGTCCGAGCCGGTGGAGGCATAGGAATAGTCGTCCACGGCATCCGCCGTCACGCCCACGGCTTCGAGCACGGCCACGCTGAACGCGCCGAGATAGCCGCCCGTCTCATCCGAGCCGATCGTCCAGCTGCCCAGCGGATACATCAGGTTGTAGCCGATGAGGTAGTACATCGTGCAGGCGATCGAGAAGAGCGCCACGTTCTTCAGGCACTGCATCGCCACGTTCTTGGACCGGACGAGCCCGGCCTCCAGCATGGCGAAGCCCGCCGCCATCCAGAACACCAGAAAGCCGCCGATCAGGAACAGCAAGGTGTTCAGGATGAAGGCCACGTCGGTCGGCACCTCGGCCGGGGGCGCATCGGCCACGACGGCGGCATCCTGCGCCAGCGCCGGCAGGGCAGCGACCGCCGCCAGCGCCGCGAGGCCCGCGATTTTGGTGAAGTGTTTCATCGTCCCTCTTTTCCCTCAGCTGCGCAGGTCACAGCGCGTCGTCGTTGATTTCGCCGGTCCGCACGCGCACGGCGTGGCCGACATCCAGCACGAAGATCTTGCCGTCGCCGATCTTGTCGGTCCGTGCGGTGCTGCGGATGGTTTCCACCACCGGTTCGGCGAGCGCGTCGGGAACGACGATCTCCAACCGGACCTTCGGCACGAAATTGACCGCATATTCGGCCCCGCGATAGATCTCGGTATGGCCCGACTGCGACCCGAATCCCTTGATCTCCGTCACCATCATTCCGCGCACGCCGATGGTGGTCAGTGCCTCGCGGACCTCCTCCAGCTTGAACGGCTTGATGGCTGCAATGATAAGTTTCACCGTGCATCCCCTCGTTGCTGATGACCTGACAGGCCATTGCGGGCAGAAGGCGGTTTTTTCAGGCTACCGGCAATCTTTCGCCGAAGGATCAAGCAGCACCTGCGCGATTCCTGCGGAATCCTGATGCAATGTTGGGCGGAATGCTTATCCGGCAGGCAGATCGGCAACGCATGTCACGCAGGCTTGCCCTAAACATCGGACGCGAACTCCGCTATGTTCTCCGCCAACAGGCCGGAAACGGGCCGGGCAGAAAAAGGGCATTGGGGCATGAGCGGTTCTGGGAAACGTCCTCTGGTGGCAGAGCGGCGCTATGCGCAGGCATCGGGCGGCAGACGGGGCGGCGGCGCCGGCTCGGGTGGGGGCGGTCCGCGCAAACCCTCCCCCCCGCGCAAACCGCGCAGCCCCAAGCGGCGGCGGAACCCGATCGTCGCGCTCTTTGCCGGCCTCTTCGGACTGATCGGACGCGTCATCTGGGGCGTGACGTGGCGCGGGGCGCTGGCGGTGGCGCTGATCCTCGGGGCCGCGACGCTCTATTTCGCCTCCACCCTGCCGGATGTGTCGAAACTGCTCGATGCGCGGGTGAAGGGCTCGGTCACGATGCAGGACGTGAACGGCGACACCTTCGCATGGCGCGGAGAGACCTATGGCGGCACCCTGCGCGCCGCCGACGCCTCCGAGAACCTGCGCAATGCCGTGGTCGCCACCGAAGACCGCCGCTTCTACCGCCATTTCGGCGTCAGCCCGCGGGGCATCGCCTCGGCCATCGCGATCAACGTGCGCGCCGGGCGCGGCCCGTTCGAGGGCAATGGCGGCTCCACCATCACGCAGCAGGTGGCCAAGCTGCTCTGCCTCGGGGTGGAATACGATTCCTCCGTCTGGAAATCCGAAGCCGATTACGAATCCGACTGCCGCACCACGACCCTGTGGCGCAAGATCAAGGAAGTGCCCTACGCCCTCGCGCTGGAGGCCAAGTATTCCAAGTCGGACATCCTGACGATCTACTTCAACCGCGTCTATCTGGGCGCCGGGGCCCGCGGCTTCGAGGCCGCATCGCAACGCTATTTCGGCAAATCCGCCGCCGATGTCTCCCCCGCCGAAGCGGCGATGCTGGCGGGCCTGCTGCGCGCGCCCTCCTACTATGCGCCCACCAACAACCTGCAACGCGCGATCGACCGCGCCAACGTCATCGTCGGCCTGATGGAGGAGCAGCATTACCTGACCCATGCGCAGGCCGAAGACGCGATCGCCCATCCCGCCGCCCTGTCCCCCGCGGCCAGCAGCCGTTCGGGCGGCGCCTTCGCCGATTGGGTGATGGAATCCGGCCCCGATTTCCTGACCCGCGACACGACCGAGGATGTGGTGATCCGTACCACGCTGGATCAGCGGATTCAGGCCGCGACCGAGGCCGCCGTGACCAAGGTCTTCAAGGAGAAGGTCAGCAGCGGATCGAAGGCGCAGACGGCGGTGATCGTGATGTCCGCCGACGGCGCGGTGCGCGGCATGGTCGGCGGCCGCACGGTGGAGCCGCAGGGCTCGTTCAACCGGGCGACGCAGGCCCTGCGCCAGACGGGATCGGCCTTCAAGCCCTTCGTCTATGCCGCCGCGATGGACGAAGGCTTCAGCCCCGCCGATTTCGTCGAGGATACCCCCCTGACACTGAACATCCCCGGATCGGGGCCGTGGACCCCCTCGAACTACGAGCGGAACTTCCAAGGCATCGTGACGCTGACGCAGGCGCTGGCCAATTCGCTGAACATTCCCGCCGTCCGCGTCTCCGAGGCGATGGGCCGCGAGAACGTCATCCGCGTGGCGCAGGGCTTCGGCATCCATTCGAACCTCGTGAACAGCCCCTCGCTCGCGCTCGGCGTGTCCGAGGCGACGCTGCTGGAGATGACGGGCGCCTATGCCGGCATCCTCAACGGCGGGCAATCCGTGCATCCCTACGGCGTGCTGGACCTGCGGCTTCAGGGCGATGACCGCCCGCTGATGTCGGGGGCGCAGGGCGGCATGGGCGAACGGGTGATCTCCGACCGGGCGGCGCAGCTTCTGACCTACATGATGACGCAGGTGGTCGAGAACGGGACCGGCCGACGCGCCCGCCTTTCGGGCCACGAGGCGGCGGGCAAGACCGGCACCACCTCGGCGGCGCGGGATGCGTGGTTCATCGGCTTCACCGCCGATTACGTCACCGGCGTGTGGATGGGCTATGACGACAACACCCCGCTGACGGGCGTGACGGGCGGCGGCCTTCCGGCCGAGATCTGGCACGAGGTGATGACCCGCGTCGAGGATGGCCTGCCCTCCACCCCGCTGCGCAAGATCATCCCCGAACCGCGCGTTCCCCCCAGCCAGCCGACGAACCGTCCCGTCACCGACGAGAACGGCAACCCGCTGCCGGAATCGCAGGATCCGCAGCTGGCCCGCCCGCAGGACGATTCCCCCAACATGGCCGAGCGCATCCTGAACGACGTGCGCCGCGCCTTCGGCGGCTAGGTTCCGCCCGGGCGCGCCTTGACAACGGAACGCCTTTCCCGCCTGCTCCGTTTCCTGTGGGATATGGTGGCGGGAAAGGCCTATGATGCTGAGAACGCGGATCATCCTGCGGACCAACAAGTTCGACGAACGGGTCGCCGAGGCGGCCCGCACCTTCGGCGCCCTGCCCGGATACGCGTTCGGCATCGTCGTGGACGAAACGCAGGGGCCGGTCGATATTCCCGCCCCCTATCAGAAGGCTGCCTTCGATGCCGGGTTCATCCGCCGCAACCGGCTGTCCCACCCGCCCATGGTGGGCTGGCGCTGCGGCGACTATTTCTACTACGCCGCGCTGAAGGCTTGGGACGATTGGGACCAGTTGTGGATGCTGGAGCCGGATGTCGCCGTCCATGACGCCGATCCGAGCGCGCCGCTGCGCTATCTCGATGAGGCGGCGGCGGATGTCGATTTCCTCTGCAGCGCCTTTCGCAAGACGACCCCGGCATGGCACTGGCATGCCAGCATGGAACCCTACGTCCCCGAGGTCTATGGCTGCTTTTTCCCCGTCACGCGCATCAACCGCCGGGCCGCCGATCATCTGATGAAGGCGCGCATCGCGCTGTCGCGCCGCCTGCCCGCCAAGGCGATGGTGCCCAACGACGAGGCGGCGGCGGCCTCGCTCCTGAAGGCCGGGGGATTCCGCTGCGCCAATCTGGGCGAGTTCGGGCGCAGTTTCACGGATAAGGAGACGTTCTCCTCCAGCGGGTTCATCACGCCGCGGATGCTGGCGCAGCGGCCGTATGACGGGCGGTTCTATCATGCGATCTGCGACGGCAATCACCTTGCGACCCGCCTGACCAAGGCCTTCGACAAGGCCCGGACGGATGCGGATGTCCGGCGCCTTCACGCCATCGCCCTGACCGGCGATGACAGCGCCTCCCCCCGCCTGACCGAGATCACGGCCCGCCTGCGCGCCGCCCTGAAGGACCGCCGCGAAGAGATGCCCCACGCCCTCGATGGGCGGCTAATGACGTTGCAGGGGCGCAGCCTGACGCATCTTTTCGCCGAAGAGGGCGATTACATCCAGAATCTGCAGCGCAGCCGCCGCGCCTTCTACGAAGAGGGGCATCTGCGCAAGATCGAACGCCTGCTGCCCACGCGCCGCCGCCGTTTCGTCGATGTCGGGGCGCATACCGGCAACCATACGCTGTTCTTTCTGAACGAGGCCGGGTTCGAGACGGCGACGGTGTTCGAACCCATGCCACGCACGCGCAAGAGCCTCTTGCTGAACCTGTCGATCAACGGGCTGCGGGACCGGGTGGATCTGCGCCACTGCGATCACGCGCTTGGCCGGGCGGCGGGGCGCGGCCGCGCGGTTTTCAACGCCGCGAATTGGGGCGCCTCCAGCGTGGTCCCGCTGGAGGATGGCGCGGCGGAAGGTTTGCCCATCGTCAGCTTGGACAGCATCGCGCCCGGCGATCCGGTCGATCTGGTGAAGATAGATCTGCGCTCCGTCCTTGCGGTGCTGGAGGGGATGGAGGCCCTTCTGGCGCGCGATCGCCCCTCGCTTTTGCTGACCGTCTGGGAGGATGAGCGGGACGCCGTGCGGGATCGGCTGGAGCCGACGCACGAGATCGCCTACACCGAGCAGCAATATCCCCGGCAGACGCTGATGCTGCTACGGCCCCGCAGCTGAATCCGGGACGCGACATGCAGGAAGGAGGGGGCGATGCCGACCCTGAACGACGTCTATGAAGCGCGCATCGCCGCCGGAAGTCTGAAACCGGACGCGGCCCAGCGAGCGGTCCTGCCCGAACTGGAGCGGATCCGCCTCGCGCTGGAGGCGGCGCCCGCCCCGGCCAAACGCGGCTTCCTTTCTCGCTTTTCCCGGCATTCCGCGCCCGATCCGGTGCGGGGCCTCTATCTTTGGGGCGGTGTCGGGCGCGGCAAATCCATGCTGATGGATCTGTTCATCGACGCGGTGGAGATTCCCGCCAAACGGCGCGTCCATTTCCATGCCTTCATGCAGGAGGTGCATCACGGCATGCACGAAGCGCGCAAGCGCGGGGTGGAGGATGCCATCGCCCCCGTCGCCGAGGACATCGCCAGCCGTCTGCGCCTTTTGGCCTTCGACGAGATGCAGATCACCGACATCACCGATGCCATGATCGTCGGCCGCCTGTTCCAAAAGCTGTTCGAGGATGGGGTGACGATCGTCACCACCTCCAACCGCGCGCCGGACGATCTGTACAAGAACGGGCTCAATCGGCAGCTGTTCCTGCCGTTCATCGCGCTGCTGAAGGAACGTCTGGTGGTCACCCCGCTCGACAGTCCGAACGATTACCGGCAGGACCGGCTTCAGGGCAGTCCCGTCTATTTCCACCCCGCCGAAGGGGCCGGGCCGGAACTGGACGCGATCTGGAACGACCTGACCGGAGGCGCCGCCGGAGAGCCGCTCTCCCTGACCGTCAATGGCCGCGATGTGGTGATCCCGCGCTTTGCCAATGGCGTCGGCCGGGCCAGCTTTGCCGACCTATGCGCCCGCCCGCTGGGAC
This DNA window, taken from Falsirhodobacter algicola, encodes the following:
- the serA gene encoding phosphoglycerate dehydrogenase, which encodes MAPRVLVSDALSETAVQIFRDRGIEVDYMPKLGKDKEELARIIGQYDGLAIRSATKVTAKLLESATNLKVVGRAGIGVDNVDIPAASKKGVIVMNTPFGNSITTAEHAIAMMFAVARQLPEASVSTHSGKWEKSRFMGVELFNKTLGVIGAGNIGGIVCDRALGLHMKVVAYDPFLSEERAAKMGVQKVELDELLARADFITLHVPLTDKTRSILNAETIAKAKPGVRIINCARGGLVDEAALAEALTSGHVAGAAFDVFETEPATDSPLFNLPNVVVTPHLGASTTEAQENVALQVAEQMADYLLTGAVQNALNMPSVTAEEAAVMGPWVRLASHIGTFIGQMTDEPITAINVLYDGSVSGMNLAALNCAAIAGIMKVANPDVNMVSAPVIAKERGIQISTTRQEKSGAFDGYVKVSVVTENRERSIAGTVFSDGKPRFIQIKGINVDAEIGANMLYTTNEDVPGIIGLLGTTLGQHGANIANFTLGRADAGGQAIAIIYLDEPLEPAAIEALRATGKFQQVRPLAFDVA
- a CDS encoding NtaA/DmoA family FMN-dependent monooxygenase (This protein belongs to a clade of FMN-dependent monooxygenases, within a broader family of flavin-dependent oxidoreductases, the luciferase-like monooxygenase (LMM) family, some of whose members use coenzyme F420 rather than FMN.), with the protein product MPKAPLHIGMTLAPTWLSGEAWRRPDSAVEGLLGFDYYIDIARRAEAAKLDFVFRPDVMAVNMGLLGRGGGMGGLDPTLLLSAIAHATDRIGLLTTISTTFYPPYVLARMLMSLHWLSKGRAGWNIVTALDGQRNFSLRDMPGPEERYARAAEVTEIVTRLWDSFPRDAWAPDRDSGRFVDAEMVRPIAFEGQFHSVEGPLSVPSFGTGLNRIPLVQAGASETGRDFAARVADATFASTPDMEAAIDLRRDLRRRALAHGRPADAVRLMPGLSLYLAPTEAEARDLHRATHAAADTGRKLANIREMTGLDLTDWPQDRPIRAADLPPTPQRLRSRTHAALLRRAILRDEPTLAALLEMPEVAGSAHWQVIGTVGHAVDAIRTWQDAGAMDGFILFPGGSTGCMHLCLDGLCPALAEAGLLRREYAHATFAGHLAGPAP
- a CDS encoding FecCD family ABC transporter permease, with product MIAHKVLRLGSLSLALHPRTIRVCAALLILMAALSLALLVTGTLRIGPGDLLAALGAPSGDDLTARVVWRLRLPRVLTAILVGYGLGMAGAAFQTVSRNPLGSPDVIGFTTGAATGAIVQIVLVDSDPLRIAALSLISGLMTALAVLLLARTSGRSEGYRLVLVGIGVGATLSGVNTVFLVMGDLDQSIAAQLWLAGSLNTRTWAHVVPAALGLLVLSPILLGLSRRLALFGMGDDGAAALGVGVERVRTIAVLAAVGMTAIATAAAGPISFVALAAPQLARRLCGTAHIPFLPAGLMGAALLLAADLTSQRMPTDLTLPIGQMTGLLGGAYLLWVLTLRSR
- a CDS encoding phosphoserine transaminase; the encoded protein is MAFEAPAARPANPRFSSGPCAKIPGFTLDMLSDAPLGRSHRAAVGKNKLAEAIDLTREILGVPDDYRIGIVPASDTGAVEMALWSLLGDRPVEMLAWESFGEGWVTDVVKQLKIHAEVKKAPYGEIVDLETVDFDKDVVFTWNGTTSGVRVPNGDAIPANRQGLTICDATSAAFAMELPWDKLDVVTFSWQKVLGGEGGHGVLILGPRAVERLEHYTPAWPLPKIFRMTKGGKLIEGIFKGETINTPSMLCVEDYLVSLKWAKSLGGLPALIARSEANAKAVADFAATRDWIANLAVDPATASCTSVCLKFTDARIKDDAGFAKAVAKRLEKEGVALDVGAYRDAPAGLRIWCGATVETSDVAALMPWIEYAFETEIEAQ